In the genome of Nitrospira japonica, one region contains:
- a CDS encoding AsmA-like C-terminal region-containing protein, whose protein sequence is MKVAVGLLIALVVLVAIVLSLPFLIDLNKYQDQYKPLIEEALNRKVHLQDIRLTIWPRIGARVAGFTVLDDPSFGAEAFASLGSLDVGVKLMPLLSGQVVVEEITLRDPVITVIKNKNGVLNVSTIGRTGAATPQKPSRAPVPSAEGPLKILAMLAVDQVSIERGKLTYRDLSSGKQTEYVLQDMDLLLQSVQLGETPTLHFRTLVQPMNIPVRLDGAFGPLKESADLDAIRFKLAVGKIDAVIIGKTAGRNMNLNVSAPVINTADLPIALPLQKPVELNSLEIAAEVQGQEVHLRNASFQIFGGQIAAQGSLTSGSEAPPFTGKLKMQGVQLGPALNALATSKVTMSGTTDADLSLQGQGFTMPDLTKHLKGTGRVAAKDGRIEQVGLLAEAFTILKVAGIQLDHPKTTVFSTVQTDLGVEEGTLQLRNLLMDSHDFQATGGGTVGFDQALNMLVNLNLSQELSGKVVSSSNVARVAMKDGRLRLPLTITGTTQAPSYGIDLKSLTGRVQEQAKKKAEETVRGLLKGTVKPEDLKQQGKDFLKELSIP, encoded by the coding sequence ATGAAAGTTGCCGTAGGTCTCCTGATCGCACTGGTGGTACTGGTCGCCATCGTCCTGTCGCTGCCGTTTCTCATCGATCTCAACAAGTATCAAGACCAGTACAAACCGCTCATCGAAGAGGCGCTCAATCGCAAAGTCCACTTGCAGGATATTCGCCTGACGATTTGGCCCAGGATCGGCGCCAGAGTCGCCGGCTTCACCGTGCTGGATGATCCGTCCTTCGGCGCAGAGGCCTTTGCCTCGCTCGGGTCGCTCGACGTCGGCGTCAAACTCATGCCCTTGCTCAGCGGGCAGGTGGTGGTCGAAGAGATCACGCTTCGCGATCCGGTGATCACGGTCATCAAAAACAAGAACGGCGTGCTGAACGTCTCGACCATCGGCCGCACCGGCGCGGCAACCCCGCAGAAGCCGTCACGGGCGCCGGTTCCGTCCGCGGAAGGCCCGCTCAAGATCCTGGCCATGCTGGCCGTCGATCAGGTATCGATCGAGCGGGGCAAATTGACGTATCGGGATCTCTCGTCCGGCAAGCAGACCGAATACGTTCTGCAAGATATGGATCTGTTGCTCCAATCCGTTCAGCTCGGCGAGACCCCCACCCTCCACTTCCGCACGCTGGTCCAACCGATGAACATCCCGGTGCGGCTCGACGGGGCCTTCGGCCCCCTCAAGGAATCCGCCGATCTCGACGCGATCCGGTTCAAACTTGCCGTCGGCAAGATCGACGCCGTCATCATCGGCAAGACGGCGGGACGGAACATGAACCTGAACGTCAGCGCCCCTGTCATCAATACGGCGGACCTGCCGATCGCGCTCCCGCTGCAGAAGCCGGTCGAACTGAACAGTCTCGAGATCGCTGCGGAGGTTCAAGGTCAGGAAGTGCATCTACGCAATGCGTCGTTCCAAATTTTCGGCGGGCAGATCGCGGCGCAGGGATCACTCACATCCGGTTCCGAGGCCCCGCCCTTTACCGGAAAACTGAAGATGCAGGGTGTGCAACTCGGCCCGGCGCTCAACGCACTGGCGACAAGCAAAGTCACAATGAGCGGCACAACAGATGCCGATCTATCACTGCAAGGTCAAGGCTTTACCATGCCAGACCTCACGAAACACTTGAAAGGCACGGGACGCGTTGCCGCGAAAGACGGCAGGATCGAGCAGGTGGGTCTGCTCGCAGAAGCGTTCACCATTCTCAAGGTGGCCGGCATCCAGCTCGACCATCCGAAAACGACGGTCTTCTCCACGGTCCAGACCGACCTGGGGGTCGAAGAGGGAACCCTGCAGCTGCGCAATCTCTTGATGGACAGTCACGATTTCCAGGCGACCGGCGGCGGGACGGTCGGGTTCGATCAGGCCCTGAACATGCTCGTGAATCTCAACCTGTCGCAGGAACTCAGCGGAAAGGTGGTCAGCTCCTCGAACGTCGCCAGGGTTGCCATGAAGGACGGGCGCCTCCGCCTGCCGCTCACGATCACCGGTACGACCCAGGCGCCATCATACGGCATCGATCTCAAATCTCTCACCGGCAGGGTACAGGAACAGGCGAAGAAAAAAGCCGAGGAGACGGTCAGGGGTCTGCTCAAAGGCACCGTGAAGCCGGAAGACCTGAAGCAGCAGGGCAAGGATTTCCTCAAAGAACTGTCGATTCCCTGA
- a CDS encoding ATP-binding protein: MDPAELLNLPLFANLSQDERTCLDQGEVLSVPAGTMVTREGESVEYFYVILEGEIRVTKNYDGQEVVLALHSTGKFFGEVPLLLDMPYFVDSETRTACRLLRYSKEQFWSVMRICPTVAKEILRTMAARVRGLEGYSQQREKLVSLGTMAAGLAHELNNPAAAARRAAADLVTVASGLPSLACQLNKQQLSAEQSETVAQILRDLASRPSPSVPPDPLTRSDREEDILKWLEQHPIDNAWNLTGILVGAGLDRTWLERISNRFPNDAIGDVLRWMTGTLSLRDLTQQVERSTSRIADLVNAVKAYSYEGRAPIQDVDIHEGLESTLTMLSHKLKSVTVVRDYDRSLPVIPAYGNELNQVWTNLIDNAIDAVGGKGEVRIRTAHEDHHVLVEIHDAGSGIPKEVRPHLFEPFFTTKGVGKGTGLGLIISYRIVTDRHKGEIDYDSEPGHTVFRVRLPMMRKPLATSAGPSDPPVESAGP, from the coding sequence ATGGATCCCGCTGAGCTGCTCAACCTTCCACTATTTGCCAACCTGTCTCAGGATGAACGGACCTGCCTCGATCAGGGCGAAGTCCTGTCGGTTCCTGCGGGAACGATGGTCACGCGCGAAGGGGAATCGGTAGAGTACTTCTATGTGATCCTCGAGGGCGAGATCCGCGTGACGAAGAACTACGACGGCCAGGAAGTGGTATTGGCGCTGCACAGCACGGGAAAATTTTTCGGGGAAGTGCCCTTGCTGTTGGACATGCCCTACTTCGTCGACAGCGAGACGCGAACCGCCTGCCGATTGTTACGCTACTCCAAGGAGCAGTTTTGGTCCGTGATGCGCATCTGCCCCACGGTGGCAAAGGAAATCCTCCGCACCATGGCGGCGCGCGTACGGGGCCTGGAAGGATATTCTCAACAACGTGAAAAACTGGTCTCACTCGGGACCATGGCGGCGGGTCTCGCTCATGAACTGAACAATCCGGCCGCAGCGGCCCGCCGAGCGGCTGCCGATCTGGTAACGGTCGCGAGCGGGTTGCCATCTCTTGCCTGCCAGCTGAACAAACAGCAGCTCTCCGCCGAGCAGTCCGAAACGGTCGCGCAGATTCTGCGCGACCTGGCCTCCCGGCCCAGTCCCTCGGTGCCACCGGATCCTCTGACCCGAAGCGATCGAGAGGAAGACATCCTGAAATGGCTCGAACAGCACCCCATCGACAATGCCTGGAATCTCACCGGCATCCTGGTCGGCGCGGGGTTGGATCGAACCTGGCTCGAGAGAATCAGCAACCGGTTTCCGAATGACGCAATAGGGGATGTCTTGCGATGGATGACCGGCACGCTCTCATTGCGGGACCTGACTCAGCAGGTCGAACGGAGCACCAGCCGCATTGCAGACCTGGTCAATGCCGTGAAGGCCTATTCGTACGAAGGACGGGCCCCCATTCAAGACGTCGATATCCACGAAGGGCTCGAGAGCACGCTCACGATGCTGTCTCACAAGCTCAAGAGCGTCACGGTGGTCCGAGACTATGACCGGTCGCTGCCTGTGATTCCGGCATATGGAAACGAGTTGAACCAGGTGTGGACGAACCTCATCGACAATGCGATCGATGCCGTCGGCGGAAAAGGAGAGGTCCGGATTCGCACCGCACACGAGGACCACCACGTGCTCGTGGAGATCCACGATGCCGGATCAGGCATTCCGAAGGAAGTTCGGCCGCATCTCTTCGAGCCGTTTTTTACCACCAAGGGCGTCGGCAAAGGGACGGGGCTTGGATTAATTATCAGCTACCGCATCGTCACGGATCGCCACAAGGGTGAGATCGATTACGATTCGGAACCGGGCCACACCGTGTTCCGGGTCCGCTTGCCGATGATGCGCAAGCCATTGGCGACTTCAGCCGGCCCGAGCGATCCGCCGGTAGAGAGCGCCGGACCATGA
- the aceE gene encoding pyruvate dehydrogenase (acetyl-transferring), homodimeric type has protein sequence MGDDDRTHRDAQTDGDPEETREWLESLDYVLEAKGADRASYLFERLRERLGSRGTPVSAPLNTPYVNTIPASQEPAYPGNLEIERRIRSFVRWNAMAMVVKANKQHPGIGGHISTFASAATLYEVAFNHFLRGKDHPGGGDLVYFQGHAVPGIYARGFVEGRLSEGSLHHFRRELATGGMGLPSYPHPWLLPDYWEFPTVSMGLGPIMSIYQARFNRYLQDRGLKDTAGRRVWAFVGDGETDEPESLGAISLAARERLDNLIWVVNCNLQRLDGPVRGNGKIIQELEASFRGAGWNVIKVIWGSDWDPLLAKDDEGLLVRRMGEVLDGWYQKYTVEGGAYVRKHFFGVEPKLLKMVENLSDEQIHKMMRGGHDPRKVYAAYKAAVEHKGRPTVILAKTIKGYGLGEAGEGRNVTHQQKKMNEHELREFRTRFGVPVPDDQLGSTPFFKPPAGSPEAAYLVERREAMGGFLPERRVNVEPLEPPPLEQFKEFIGGSGDRPVSTTMGFARMLGRLLSIKDFGKHLVPIIPDEARTFGLEALFRQYGIYSHVGQLYEPVDKSSLLYYFEATNGQILEEGITEAGAMSSFIAAGTAYATHKLNTIPLFIFYSMFGFQRVGDLIWAASDMRTRGFLLGATAGRTTLEGEGLQHQDGQSHLLADAFPTIACYDPAFMFELAVILQDGMKRMYQDQEELSYYVTLYNESYPMPAMPAGAEQGIREGMYCFRPAPAHGGRHEPRAHLLASGTLVIEALRAQDLLRERYGVSADVWSVTSYKTLRMRTLEAERWNMWHPEEPPRESYLQKIARSLDGPCVAVSDYVRLVSQQISPWLPGGLLALGTDGFGRSDTRKALRRFFEIDAEHMVVAALYALHRRDGTVKPETIRNAVKDLGLNPHDEAPWKR, from the coding sequence ATGGGCGACGACGATCGTACTCATCGAGACGCGCAGACCGACGGCGATCCGGAAGAAACCCGCGAGTGGCTGGAGTCGCTGGACTACGTGCTGGAAGCGAAGGGCGCCGACCGCGCGTCCTATCTGTTCGAGCGGCTCCGCGAGCGGCTGGGTTCGCGGGGGACGCCCGTGTCCGCTCCGCTCAATACACCCTACGTCAATACCATTCCTGCCTCACAGGAACCGGCTTATCCGGGAAACCTGGAAATCGAACGCCGCATCCGCAGCTTCGTCCGCTGGAATGCGATGGCGATGGTCGTCAAGGCCAACAAGCAGCATCCCGGTATCGGCGGACATATCTCCACCTTTGCGTCGGCTGCGACCCTGTACGAGGTCGCGTTCAACCACTTTCTCCGTGGAAAGGACCATCCCGGCGGAGGCGACCTCGTCTACTTCCAGGGCCATGCCGTTCCCGGCATCTATGCGCGCGGCTTCGTCGAAGGCCGCCTGTCCGAAGGATCGCTGCATCACTTCCGGCGCGAGCTGGCCACCGGCGGGATGGGACTTCCGTCGTATCCGCATCCATGGCTGCTGCCTGACTACTGGGAGTTTCCGACCGTCTCGATGGGACTCGGCCCGATCATGTCGATCTACCAGGCGCGCTTCAACCGGTATCTCCAAGACAGGGGTTTGAAAGACACGGCCGGCCGCCGCGTGTGGGCGTTCGTGGGCGACGGCGAAACCGACGAGCCGGAGAGCCTTGGAGCGATCTCGCTGGCAGCGCGCGAACGGCTCGACAATCTGATCTGGGTGGTGAATTGCAATCTTCAACGCCTCGACGGACCGGTGCGCGGCAACGGCAAGATCATCCAGGAATTGGAGGCGAGTTTCCGTGGCGCCGGCTGGAACGTCATCAAGGTCATTTGGGGCAGCGATTGGGATCCGCTGCTCGCGAAGGACGACGAAGGGCTGTTGGTGAGGCGAATGGGCGAAGTTCTCGACGGGTGGTATCAGAAGTACACCGTGGAAGGAGGCGCCTATGTCCGCAAGCACTTTTTCGGCGTCGAGCCGAAGCTGTTGAAGATGGTGGAGAACCTGTCGGACGAACAGATCCACAAGATGATGCGCGGCGGCCACGATCCGAGGAAGGTCTACGCGGCCTACAAGGCCGCCGTCGAGCACAAGGGCCGGCCGACGGTGATCCTGGCGAAAACGATCAAAGGCTATGGATTGGGTGAAGCGGGCGAAGGCCGCAACGTCACCCATCAACAGAAAAAGATGAACGAGCACGAGCTGCGCGAGTTCCGCACCCGGTTCGGCGTGCCGGTACCGGATGATCAGCTGGGCTCGACGCCGTTCTTCAAGCCGCCGGCCGGAAGTCCCGAGGCGGCGTACCTCGTCGAGCGCCGTGAAGCGATGGGCGGGTTTTTGCCGGAACGCCGGGTGAACGTGGAACCGCTCGAGCCGCCGCCGCTGGAGCAGTTCAAGGAGTTCATCGGAGGATCGGGAGACCGGCCGGTCTCGACCACGATGGGGTTTGCCCGCATGTTGGGCCGGCTCTTGAGCATCAAAGACTTCGGCAAGCATCTCGTGCCGATCATTCCCGATGAGGCCCGCACGTTCGGACTCGAAGCGCTGTTCCGGCAATACGGCATCTACTCGCACGTCGGGCAGCTGTATGAACCGGTCGACAAGAGTTCGCTGCTCTATTACTTCGAGGCGACCAACGGCCAGATTCTCGAAGAGGGCATCACGGAGGCCGGAGCGATGTCCTCGTTCATCGCCGCCGGTACCGCCTACGCCACGCACAAGCTCAACACCATTCCCCTGTTTATTTTCTATTCCATGTTCGGGTTCCAGCGCGTGGGGGACTTGATTTGGGCCGCCTCCGACATGCGGACGAGGGGCTTTCTGTTGGGCGCGACGGCCGGGCGTACGACGTTGGAAGGAGAAGGGCTGCAGCACCAGGACGGGCAGAGCCATCTGCTGGCGGACGCGTTTCCCACGATCGCCTGCTACGATCCCGCCTTCATGTTCGAGCTGGCGGTCATTCTGCAGGACGGCATGAAACGCATGTACCAGGATCAGGAAGAATTGTCGTACTACGTGACGCTCTACAATGAATCCTATCCGATGCCGGCCATGCCCGCCGGCGCCGAGCAGGGCATCCGCGAGGGGATGTATTGTTTCCGGCCGGCCCCCGCGCATGGCGGACGGCACGAACCTCGCGCCCATCTGTTGGCCAGCGGCACGTTGGTCATCGAGGCCTTGCGCGCGCAGGACCTATTACGGGAACGCTACGGCGTATCGGCGGACGTATGGAGCGTGACCAGTTACAAGACGCTGCGTATGAGGACGCTCGAAGCCGAGCGGTGGAACATGTGGCATCCGGAGGAGCCGCCGCGGGAGAGCTATCTCCAGAAGATCGCACGATCGCTCGACGGACCCTGCGTGGCCGTGAGCGACTACGTGCGGTTGGTGAGTCAACAGATCTCCCCCTGGTTGCCGGGGGGCCTGCTGGCGCTGGGCACGGACGGCTTTGGGCGGAGTGATACGCGCAAGGCCCTCCGGCGCTTTTTCGAGATCGACGCGGAGCACATGGTCGTGGCTGCCCTCTATGCGCTGCATCGGCGCGATGGGACGGTCAAGCCTGAGACGATCCGGAATGCCGTCAAGGATCTGGGACTGAATCCGCACGATGAGGCGCCCTGGAAACGTTGA
- a CDS encoding alkaline phosphatase family protein, which translates to MDESDKNKVDRRVFLKVSLAMAAALASCGKDDSSQPSSPSSTSTTLFPGEPDPADLTAPGEMPPTEIPNAARFFGPDPTFTGGPIGTPANLMESFKHVVVLQLENRTLDNLLGYLYPKDVSPSGQPFNGVATKNLSNPIPPYAPQSNLGSIPVSKATGLLNPVVDPAEQYGAVNVALYNEFNPLLNQLAKQQSDFTAPYNVPDQGAFFPPPMTGFITAFYWSLLSMGKAGTYDEYSTIMQCYPPNIVPAISQLAQNYAVCDSWHCAVPSQTYTNRAFFHAASSSGFIINAPSIRWPFENTAPTIFQSLSDAGRTWTIYYDGFDIVPLTRLLHYPTLGNFPDAAPYFKDMTSFYDDVESGNLPDYTFIQPRFLLDTNSYHPDYGAPAVKRGEILVNDVYQAIRNSNSPNGSNYLNTLLIITFDEGGTCFDHVPPPQATPPGDGFTGEDGFQFDRLGQRIPTLLISPWIPKGTVFNGALDATSLMKTLEEKFNLTPLTKRDAASTSLSSLPCLPQPRARTDMPRLRLRRLLPQEALSDGENPPGAVAADLVKMVNAVATGSDAMPPGVHTINESIEFLKQNRPS; encoded by the coding sequence ATGGACGAATCCGACAAGAACAAAGTGGATCGCCGAGTGTTTCTCAAAGTCAGCCTGGCGATGGCAGCCGCACTCGCGAGCTGCGGCAAGGATGATTCCAGCCAGCCGTCTTCGCCAAGCTCGACCTCGACCACGCTGTTCCCCGGGGAGCCGGACCCTGCCGATCTGACCGCGCCCGGAGAGATGCCTCCGACCGAAATTCCCAATGCGGCGCGGTTCTTCGGACCGGATCCGACCTTTACGGGAGGTCCGATCGGGACGCCGGCCAATCTGATGGAATCGTTCAAGCACGTCGTCGTGCTCCAGCTCGAGAACCGGACGCTGGATAATTTGCTGGGCTATCTCTATCCGAAAGACGTGAGCCCGTCGGGGCAACCCTTCAACGGAGTCGCGACCAAGAACCTTTCGAATCCAATCCCGCCGTATGCGCCCCAATCAAATCTCGGATCGATTCCGGTTTCCAAGGCTACCGGTCTGCTGAATCCCGTCGTCGATCCGGCTGAGCAGTACGGCGCGGTCAACGTGGCCCTCTACAACGAATTCAATCCCTTGCTCAACCAGCTGGCCAAGCAGCAGTCGGACTTCACGGCGCCCTATAACGTGCCGGACCAGGGAGCCTTCTTTCCTCCGCCGATGACGGGATTCATCACGGCGTTCTACTGGAGTCTGCTGTCGATGGGGAAGGCGGGAACCTATGACGAATATTCGACCATCATGCAGTGTTATCCGCCCAACATCGTCCCGGCCATCAGCCAGCTGGCCCAGAACTACGCGGTCTGCGACAGCTGGCATTGCGCCGTACCCAGCCAGACCTATACCAACCGGGCGTTCTTCCATGCCGCGTCATCGTCGGGGTTCATCATCAACGCTCCGTCGATCCGCTGGCCGTTCGAAAACACGGCCCCCACGATCTTTCAATCGCTGAGTGACGCCGGCCGGACCTGGACGATCTACTATGACGGTTTCGACATCGTGCCGCTCACGCGGCTGCTGCATTATCCGACGTTGGGCAATTTCCCTGATGCCGCGCCCTACTTCAAAGACATGACTTCGTTTTACGACGACGTGGAGAGCGGGAACCTGCCGGACTATACGTTCATCCAGCCGCGCTTTCTGCTGGACACGAACAGCTACCATCCCGATTACGGAGCGCCGGCCGTGAAGCGCGGCGAGATTCTCGTCAACGACGTGTACCAGGCGATCCGCAACTCCAATTCGCCGAACGGGAGTAATTATCTGAATACGCTCCTGATCATCACGTTCGACGAGGGCGGGACCTGTTTCGATCATGTGCCGCCGCCGCAGGCCACGCCTCCTGGGGACGGGTTTACGGGCGAGGACGGATTTCAGTTCGACCGATTGGGGCAGAGAATTCCCACGCTGCTGATCTCGCCGTGGATTCCGAAGGGGACGGTCTTCAACGGGGCGCTGGACGCCACCTCGCTCATGAAGACGTTGGAGGAAAAATTCAATCTGACTCCGCTGACCAAGCGAGACGCGGCATCCACGAGCCTGTCGAGTCTCCCCTGCTTGCCGCAGCCGCGTGCGCGCACGGACATGCCGCGTTTACGGCTGCGGAGACTGTTGCCTCAGGAGGCGCTCAGCGACGGAGAAAATCCGCCCGGGGCGGTCGCGGCCGATCTGGTCAAGATGGTCAATGCCGTGGCCACGGGCAGCGATGCCATGCCGCCGGGAGTCCACACGATCAACGAATCGATCGAGTTCCTGAAGCAGAATCGGCCGTCGTGA
- a CDS encoding YncE family protein, translating into MKPIRLLSLTLGLLLSCASLASAELLALLNYESKPDQPVRREGIAIMEIDPESQDFGKILMEIPLPSDLVAHHIFFNRDRTKAYVTALGKSLLHVVDLTKFPYRLRAIEVPDCKVGEDLVVSEDNKTWYLTCMGSSNVIMGDAVKDKPIKTLSSTDPAAFVLYPHGIAIHNGIDRVLVTSTVKPDMSEQGETVSVLEASTGKVLSTHKLSSKPSTKSAPVEIMFSPNTNPPVVHITNMLEATLWAGIWDPKTKTFSFHQVDDFGPRDQGMPLEMMYNAKGDRLYVTTAKPGFVNLYDNSDPAHPKFLKAIPAAAGAHHTVLSPDERYLFVQNSLLNLEGMSDGSITVIDLKNDKVLGSIDTLKAAGFNPNCIMPLPNHFRDAKTQVSSR; encoded by the coding sequence ATGAAACCAATCAGACTTCTATCGTTGACGCTCGGCCTGCTGCTCTCATGCGCGTCCCTCGCGTCGGCGGAACTGCTCGCCCTGTTGAACTATGAAAGCAAACCGGATCAGCCCGTGCGGCGCGAAGGCATCGCCATCATGGAGATCGATCCCGAGTCGCAGGACTTCGGCAAGATCCTGATGGAGATTCCGCTGCCATCCGATCTGGTCGCCCATCACATCTTCTTCAACCGCGATCGTACCAAGGCGTACGTCACGGCCCTGGGAAAGAGTCTCCTCCACGTCGTGGATCTCACGAAGTTCCCCTATCGCCTGCGCGCGATCGAGGTGCCGGATTGCAAGGTCGGCGAGGATCTGGTGGTGTCGGAAGACAACAAGACCTGGTATCTGACCTGTATGGGATCGAGCAACGTGATCATGGGCGATGCCGTCAAGGACAAGCCGATCAAGACCCTGAGTTCGACCGATCCTGCCGCGTTCGTCCTCTATCCGCATGGGATCGCCATCCACAACGGCATCGACCGGGTCCTGGTGACCAGCACGGTCAAGCCGGACATGTCGGAGCAGGGCGAGACGGTGTCGGTGTTGGAAGCCAGCACCGGGAAGGTGCTCTCGACGCACAAGCTGTCGTCCAAGCCCTCGACGAAATCGGCGCCGGTTGAAATCATGTTCTCACCCAATACCAATCCGCCGGTCGTGCACATCACCAACATGCTGGAAGCCACGCTGTGGGCCGGAATCTGGGACCCCAAGACTAAGACCTTCTCCTTCCATCAAGTGGACGACTTCGGCCCGCGAGACCAGGGCATGCCGCTGGAAATGATGTACAACGCCAAAGGAGATCGGCTGTACGTCACGACGGCCAAACCCGGATTCGTCAACCTGTATGACAACAGCGATCCCGCGCATCCGAAATTTCTCAAGGCCATTCCGGCCGCCGCCGGCGCGCACCATACGGTCCTGTCGCCGGACGAACGGTATCTGTTCGTGCAGAACAGCCTGCTCAACCTGGAGGGCATGAGCGACGGATCCATCACCGTGATCGACCTCAAGAACGACAAGGTGCTGGGGAGCATCGATACGTTGAAAGCGGCGGGGTTCAATCCCAACTGCATCATGCCGCTGCCGAATCATTTCCGCGACGCCAAGACGCAGGTCAGCAGCCGCTGA
- a CDS encoding DUF3313 domain-containing protein → MVPLSRILLIGLIVTLCGCPATKQARTVDKLGFLKDLYPIMTKGNEDAGESLLIYKNPKVATIPPNSYTKILLDPVLIFRGPESKMGGISQSETQMLADTFYALIYQELSKDYDMVDKPGASTLRVQVAVTHLEESWPMLDVVSNVPAPMNALAAGSVIKTIATGKPAFTGEAVIEAKVTDAQTGEVLRAMVDRRVGTKKLEAQSFNSWADVYESLRYWAENGRYHLCKARQIRTDCPKPRA, encoded by the coding sequence ATGGTACCTCTCTCCCGCATCCTGCTCATCGGACTGATCGTGACGCTCTGCGGATGCCCCGCGACCAAACAGGCCAGAACCGTCGACAAGCTGGGATTCCTGAAGGACCTCTATCCCATCATGACGAAGGGCAATGAGGATGCGGGAGAATCGCTCTTGATCTACAAAAATCCCAAGGTCGCCACCATACCCCCCAATTCCTACACGAAGATCCTCCTGGATCCGGTCCTGATCTTCCGAGGTCCGGAGTCGAAGATGGGCGGCATTTCCCAGAGCGAAACGCAGATGCTCGCCGACACGTTCTATGCATTGATTTACCAGGAGCTTTCCAAGGACTACGACATGGTCGACAAGCCCGGGGCGAGCACGCTACGGGTACAGGTCGCCGTCACCCACCTGGAGGAATCGTGGCCCATGCTCGACGTCGTCTCGAACGTCCCGGCTCCGATGAACGCGCTGGCAGCTGGGTCGGTCATCAAGACCATCGCGACGGGCAAACCCGCCTTCACCGGCGAGGCAGTCATCGAAGCGAAGGTGACCGATGCGCAAACGGGCGAGGTGCTGCGGGCGATGGTCGATCGGCGGGTGGGGACGAAGAAGCTGGAAGCCCAGTCTTTCAATTCCTGGGCGGACGTCTACGAATCACTGCGCTACTGGGCGGAAAACGGCCGCTATCACCTGTGCAAGGCGCGGCAGATCCGCACCGATTGTCCCAAGCCGCGGGCGTGA